Proteins from one Lentisphaerota bacterium genomic window:
- a CDS encoding prenyltransferase: MQQGRRRVTGSGADRAGVSAPAARKTGRMPSRRAAHMRAFAQELRAEFLPASALAVFAGAALAFHDTGRWRGWLFLMCVLGVCALHAGANVLNDYFDHRSGNDAINTEFIRPFTGGSRLIQQGVLRPNEVLGLGAALLGVGVGVGVYLVVLAGAGVLPFLALGLLAGVGYSIPRVGLAARGAGELTVALAFGVLPVTGTYYVQTGTVTAGAFALSLPVAVLIAAVLFINQFPDSRADRAVGKRHWVVRLGLKRAARGYVALMGLWVIVLLLGAGAGMIPSFLVWAALPGLLAIPASRRVLRHFDTPAALAPAHALTILMHLTVTAALGTMLVLARVL, encoded by the coding sequence ATGCAACAAGGCCGACGCCGCGTGACCGGTAGCGGGGCAGACCGGGCCGGTGTGTCTGCGCCAGCAGCGCGGAAGACAGGCCGAATGCCTTCCCGCCGCGCGGCCCACATGCGGGCGTTCGCGCAGGAATTGCGTGCTGAGTTTCTGCCAGCCTCCGCGCTGGCCGTGTTCGCGGGGGCCGCTCTGGCATTCCACGACACCGGTCGCTGGCGCGGATGGCTGTTCCTGATGTGCGTCCTCGGCGTGTGCGCCCTGCACGCAGGTGCCAATGTGCTCAACGACTACTTTGACCATCGCAGCGGCAATGATGCGATCAACACGGAGTTCATCCGGCCCTTCACCGGCGGCAGCCGCCTGATTCAGCAGGGCGTGTTGCGTCCGAACGAGGTGCTGGGCCTCGGCGCGGCGCTTCTCGGAGTTGGCGTGGGCGTCGGTGTATATCTGGTAGTCCTCGCGGGCGCGGGCGTGTTGCCGTTCCTGGCGCTGGGCCTGCTGGCGGGGGTCGGCTACAGCATTCCCCGCGTCGGCCTGGCGGCGCGCGGCGCGGGCGAGTTGACTGTCGCGCTTGCCTTCGGGGTGTTGCCGGTGACGGGCACCTATTATGTGCAGACCGGTACGGTGACCGCCGGGGCGTTTGCCCTTTCGTTGCCGGTGGCGGTGCTGATTGCGGCGGTTCTGTTCATCAATCAGTTTCCCGACAGCCGCGCCGACCGGGCCGTCGGCAAGCGCCATTGGGTGGTGCGGCTCGGACTGAAGCGCGCGGCGCGCGGGTACGTGGCGCTCATGGGACTTTGGGTTATCGTGCTGCTGCTGGGCGCGGGCGCAGGAATGATCCCGTCGTTTCTGGTCTGGGCGGCCCTGCCCGGGCTTCTGGCAATCCCAGCTTCGCGCCGGGTCCTGCGGCACTTCGACACCCCCGCCGCGCTGGCGCCGGCCCACGCGCTCACCATCCTCATGCATCTGACGGTCACCGCCGCCCTGGGGACGATGCTGGTGCTGGCGCGGGTTTTATAA
- a CDS encoding DUF116 domain-containing protein — protein sequence MGNPSLMLQRALIRLNNRVTRWRRVKAPPGRVLLLLAHCLQSSACGRNLTREGGEGCARCGACPVDALLGVRDRTGVLFHVAGGGRQALARVRADDIDAVVAVACERELIQGIFGAFPKPVLAIGNTRPQGDCHDTLTEVAEVESAVRELITT from the coding sequence ATGGGGAATCCAAGCCTGATGCTTCAACGCGCGCTGATCCGGCTGAACAACCGCGTGACGCGCTGGCGCCGTGTGAAGGCGCCGCCCGGGCGTGTGCTGTTGCTGCTGGCGCACTGCCTGCAAAGCAGCGCCTGCGGACGGAACCTCACCCGCGAGGGGGGCGAGGGCTGCGCCCGCTGCGGCGCGTGTCCGGTCGACGCCCTGCTGGGCGTGCGAGACCGGACGGGCGTCTTGTTCCATGTGGCGGGCGGCGGCCGCCAAGCCCTGGCGCGCGTCAGAGCCGACGACATCGATGCCGTCGTGGCCGTGGCCTGCGAGCGCGAACTGATTCAGGGAATCTTCGGGGCCTTCCCCAAGCCGGTTCTGGCGATCGGCAATACCCGTCCGCAAGGCGATTGCCACGACACCCTGACCGAGGTCGCAGAGGTCGAGTCCGCCGTGCGCGAGTTGATCACCACATGA
- the ilvC gene encoding ketol-acid reductoisomerase: MAKIDFGGVVETVVTRKEYSLKKAQKVLKNEVIAVIGYGVQGPAQSLNMRDNGVPVIIGQDKRFVGDWKRAMKDGWKPGKTLFDIEEACAKATIVMILVNDAAIRQVWPRIAPFMTAGKALYFSHGFGYVYNDLTGVKPNKDVDVILVAPKGSGTSVRRNFLAGVGINSSFAVGQDATGRALDRALAVGIAVGSGYLFPTTFAHEVTSDLVGERGVLMGALAGVMEAQYDVLRANGHSPSEAFNETVEELTQSLIRLVDENGMDWMYANCSATAQRGALDWKPKFKKATLPVFKDLYKAVKSQNEARHVIKTCGGADYKAKLQKELALIHDSEMWRAGAAVRSLRPHEKARANAATATGVKGRASN, encoded by the coding sequence ATGGCCAAAATCGATTTTGGCGGCGTCGTTGAGACGGTCGTCACACGCAAAGAGTATTCCCTCAAGAAGGCCCAGAAAGTCCTCAAGAACGAAGTCATCGCCGTGATCGGCTATGGCGTTCAAGGGCCGGCTCAGTCGCTGAACATGCGCGACAACGGCGTCCCGGTGATCATCGGCCAGGACAAACGCTTCGTCGGCGACTGGAAGCGCGCCATGAAGGACGGATGGAAACCAGGCAAGACGCTTTTCGACATCGAGGAGGCGTGCGCCAAGGCCACCATCGTCATGATTCTGGTGAACGATGCGGCGATCAGACAGGTGTGGCCGCGGATCGCCCCCTTCATGACCGCCGGCAAGGCGCTCTATTTCTCGCACGGCTTCGGCTATGTCTACAACGACCTCACCGGCGTCAAGCCGAACAAGGATGTGGACGTGATCCTCGTCGCCCCCAAGGGTTCGGGCACGTCTGTGCGCCGCAACTTCCTCGCGGGCGTCGGCATCAACTCAAGTTTCGCGGTGGGTCAGGACGCCACGGGCCGGGCGCTGGACCGCGCCCTTGCCGTCGGCATCGCCGTCGGATCGGGATACCTCTTCCCCACCACGTTTGCTCACGAGGTGACCTCCGACCTGGTCGGTGAACGCGGCGTGCTCATGGGCGCGCTGGCGGGCGTGATGGAGGCGCAGTATGATGTCCTGCGCGCCAACGGCCATTCGCCCTCCGAGGCGTTCAACGAGACGGTCGAGGAGCTGACGCAAAGCTTGATCCGCCTGGTCGATGAAAACGGCATGGACTGGATGTATGCGAACTGCTCCGCCACAGCCCAGCGCGGCGCGCTGGACTGGAAGCCGAAGTTCAAGAAGGCGACCCTGCCGGTCTTCAAGGATCTCTATAAAGCCGTGAAGTCGCAGAATGAGGCCCGCCATGTGATCAAGACCTGCGGCGGCGCCGACTACAAGGCCAAGCTCCAGAAAGAGCTGGCTCTGATCCACGACTCCGAGATGTGGCGCGCCGGCGCGGCTGTCCGCAGCCTTCGCCCGCACGAGAAGGCCCGCGCCAACGCCGCAACGGCGACCGGCGTCAAGGGTCGCGCCAGCAACTGA
- a CDS encoding serine/threonine protein kinase, with product MHVTLADFSRLTPNAVLDAVEAACGSLLSGLIRPLPSYINRVYEVTCNDGTPLIAKFYRPGRWSRAAIADEHAFVRACAEADIPVIAPLAAPSGETIHETGGMLFALFPKRGGRPAEPANDDLPLWHRLGALVGRVHAVGALASAPSRITLHPLESTADDMDYLLDGGFLDRHAEAEFSRLAETFMDAVVPLFENVPMIRIHGDCQRTNVLDRPDSGVFLIDFDDMMNGPAVHDLWMLLPGRPEDVPDECDALLEGYTLFYPFDRQTLTLVEPLRAMRMIYYLAWCARQSHDHAFRHNHPEWGTAAFWTRELNDLATQIEAIG from the coding sequence ATGCATGTCACACTCGCCGATTTTTCGCGCCTGACCCCCAACGCGGTCCTCGATGCCGTCGAGGCCGCCTGTGGCTCGCTATTGTCTGGATTGATCCGCCCGTTACCCAGCTACATCAACCGGGTTTACGAAGTTACCTGCAACGACGGCACCCCGCTCATTGCCAAATTCTACCGGCCGGGGCGCTGGTCGCGCGCGGCGATCGCCGACGAGCATGCGTTTGTGCGCGCCTGCGCTGAAGCCGACATACCGGTGATCGCGCCCCTCGCCGCTCCATCAGGCGAAACCATCCACGAGACGGGCGGCATGCTTTTCGCGCTCTTTCCCAAGCGCGGCGGCCGTCCCGCCGAACCGGCCAACGATGACCTCCCCCTCTGGCACCGGCTGGGTGCCTTGGTCGGCCGTGTCCATGCCGTCGGCGCGCTGGCCTCCGCGCCATCGCGCATCACCCTCCATCCGCTCGAATCAACCGCCGACGACATGGACTACCTGTTGGACGGCGGATTTCTCGACCGCCATGCCGAAGCGGAGTTCAGCCGACTCGCCGAGACGTTCATGGACGCGGTCGTTCCGCTTTTCGAAAATGTGCCGATGATCCGCATTCACGGCGACTGCCAGCGGACCAACGTTCTTGATCGACCTGACAGCGGCGTCTTTCTGATTGACTTCGATGATATGATGAACGGCCCGGCCGTCCATGATCTGTGGATGCTCCTTCCCGGCCGCCCCGAGGATGTGCCCGACGAATGTGACGCGCTGCTGGAGGGGTACACTCTTTTTTATCCCTTCGACCGCCAGACACTGACGCTGGTCGAACCGCTCCGGGCCATGCGGATGATTTACTACCTCGCCTGGTGCGCGCGCCAGTCGCACGACCATGCCTTCCGGCACAACCATCCCGAATGGGGCACCGCTGCATTCTGGACGCGCGAGTTGAATGATCTCGCGACTCAGATAGAGGCCATCGGATGA